The Acidobacteriota bacterium genome includes a region encoding these proteins:
- a CDS encoding D-aminoacylase, with protein sequence MRHVAIALIFLFSAASDLGSQTAPLDLVIRNGRVIDGTGAPARAADIGIRGGRIVSVGRITEAATATIEAKGLVVAPGFIDVHTHVDEIATQPAIPHFVRMGVTTVVAGNCGSSAADVATAFTTIEAAKPAINYATLIGHNTVRREAMGTVNRQATPGELKRMEALVAKAMKDGAVGFSTGLQYVPGTYANTEEIVALAKVAAAGRGLYATHMRNEGTELEQAVAESIHIAESAKLPLEISHLKVDAPSRWGASAKALELMDAARARGVRVNADQYVYDAASSNLGIRFPSWVLEGGQEKINERLTDEPTWQKIRAEMRELIRERGLEDYSFARIAEYRTDRSLNGLTVPQATQKVLGQADLATQQEMMRRMLMAGGASMVYHFMGDEDLARILRHPMVSIASDSGLNTFGEGVPHPRGYGNAVRALGLYVREKKVISLEEAIRKMTSLPADQFSFTDRGRIAVGKAADLVIFDAATVGDVATYAAPHAYPSGIAHVIVNGVAVVSDGQQTEARPGQVLRHRP encoded by the coding sequence ATGCGCCACGTCGCGATTGCTCTCATCTTCCTGTTCTCGGCGGCCTCTGATCTGGGTTCGCAGACCGCTCCGCTCGATCTGGTCATCCGTAACGGCCGCGTGATTGACGGCACCGGCGCGCCGGCGCGCGCAGCCGACATCGGTATCCGCGGCGGCCGCATCGTCTCGGTCGGCCGCATCACCGAGGCGGCGACGGCGACCATCGAGGCGAAGGGCCTGGTCGTGGCGCCCGGCTTCATCGATGTCCACACCCACGTGGACGAGATCGCGACGCAGCCGGCCATTCCCCACTTCGTCCGCATGGGCGTGACCACGGTCGTGGCCGGCAACTGCGGCTCGTCCGCGGCGGACGTGGCCACGGCGTTCACGACGATTGAGGCCGCGAAGCCGGCCATCAACTACGCGACGCTGATTGGCCACAACACCGTGCGGCGCGAGGCCATGGGCACGGTCAACCGGCAGGCGACCCCCGGCGAACTGAAGCGCATGGAGGCGCTCGTGGCCAAGGCCATGAAGGACGGCGCCGTGGGCTTTTCCACCGGCCTGCAGTACGTGCCGGGCACGTATGCCAACACCGAAGAGATCGTCGCGCTGGCCAAGGTCGCGGCCGCAGGCCGTGGCTTGTATGCCACCCACATGCGCAACGAGGGTACTGAACTCGAGCAGGCGGTGGCCGAATCGATCCACATCGCCGAGTCGGCGAAGTTGCCGCTGGAGATTTCGCACCTGAAGGTGGATGCGCCGAGCCGCTGGGGCGCGAGCGCGAAGGCGCTGGAGCTGATGGACGCGGCGCGGGCGCGCGGCGTGCGCGTAAACGCCGACCAGTACGTCTACGACGCCGCCAGTTCGAACCTGGGCATTCGCTTTCCCTCGTGGGTGCTCGAGGGCGGGCAGGAGAAGATCAACGAACGGCTGACGGACGAGCCGACGTGGCAGAAGATCCGCGCCGAGATGCGCGAGCTGATTCGCGAGCGCGGGCTCGAGGACTACAGCTTTGCCCGCATCGCCGAGTACCGCACCGACCGATCCCTCAACGGCCTGACTGTTCCGCAGGCCACGCAGAAGGTGCTCGGCCAGGCGGACCTGGCGACGCAGCAGGAAATGATGCGGCGGATGTTGATGGCCGGCGGCGCCTCCATGGTCTATCACTTCATGGGCGACGAGGACCTGGCGCGCATCCTGCGGCATCCCATGGTGTCGATTGCCTCCGACAGCGGCCTCAACACCTTCGGCGAGGGCGTGCCGCATCCGCGCGGCTACGGCAACGCGGTGCGGGCGCTCGGGCTCTACGTGCGCGAGAAGAAGGTGATCAGCCTGGAGGAAGCGATTCGCAAGATGACGTCCCTGCCGGCCGATCAGTTCAGCTTCACCGACCGCGGGCGCATTGCCGTGGGCAAGGCCGCCGATCTGGTGATCTTCGACGCGGCGACGGTTGGCGACGTCGCCACCTACGCTGCCCCGCACGCCTATCCATCAGGCATCGCGCACGTGATCGTCAACGGCGTCGCGGTGGTGAGTGACGGTCAGCAGACCGAGGCGCGACCTGGGCAGGTGTTGCGGCACCGGCCGTAA
- a CDS encoding DUF2191 domain-containing protein — MKTTIEIAAPILQDAKELARREGVTLRLLVEEGLRTVLAARHSRKRFRLKDASFKGRGVQDGVEEGRWEELRDAIYVGRGA; from the coding sequence ATGAAGACCACGATCGAGATCGCCGCACCGATCCTCCAGGACGCCAAGGAGCTGGCGCGGCGCGAGGGTGTCACCTTGCGACTGCTGGTGGAGGAAGGCCTGCGCACGGTGCTCGCGGCCCGTCACTCGCGCAAGCGGTTCCGGCTGAAGGACGCCAGCTTCAAGGGGCGGGGCGTGCAGGACGGCGTCGAAGAAGGCCGGTGGGAAGAGCTCCGCGATGCGATCTACGTGGGCCGCGGTGCATGA
- a CDS encoding PIN domain-containing protein, with the protein MIAVDTNLLVYAHRTDSQWHDAAAPLIRSLAEGTAPWAIPWPCLHKFLAIVTHPRIYAPPTPQAAAIAQVQAWLASPTHVLLAEGPGYWDTLTTTLKSSKVTGPQVHDARVAALCIHHRVSELWSADRDFSRFPALTTRNPLV; encoded by the coding sequence ATGATTGCCGTCGACACCAACCTGCTGGTTTACGCGCACCGCACCGATTCGCAGTGGCATGACGCGGCCGCGCCGCTGATCCGCTCGCTGGCCGAAGGCACCGCGCCGTGGGCCATCCCCTGGCCCTGCCTGCACAAGTTTCTCGCGATCGTGACCCACCCGCGAATCTATGCGCCCCCCACGCCGCAAGCGGCGGCAATCGCCCAGGTCCAGGCGTGGCTGGCCTCGCCGACCCATGTGTTGCTGGCGGAGGGACCTGGTTATTGGGACACGCTAACGACCACGCTCAAGTCGTCGAAGGTGACCGGCCCCCAGGTGCACGATGCGCGCGTCGCCGCGCTCTGCATCCACCATCGGGTGTCGGAGTTGTGGTCGGCCGATCGCGACTTCTCGCGCTTCCCCGCTCTCACCACGCGCAATCCGCTTGTCTGA